From one Chanodichthys erythropterus isolate Z2021 chromosome 3, ASM2448905v1, whole genome shotgun sequence genomic stretch:
- the LOC137015861 gene encoding uncharacterized protein: protein MTNKSLEKIKDEFLSFIKEDVVDLSGIANFVKRNRDVKIPLLKPRGSALRICGQEGTVYEGDEEQLEAWKDYYLPERTEMEVIGAIDDFPCDAFGLQLVLLLGEDGRVFAYEDELLHLVAVNLRDLLQCQMVFPGMETFKLGECFEEPTAEEYHEMMESDEVKEMKKLHKEFRQSLEHEFLNTQSCNVHKQNQVCSDDFTSSPKQRIQEHSLTCSCKVEMSGSCSHSLICFVL, encoded by the exons ATGACAAACAA aTCCCTTGAAAAAATCAAGGACgaatttctgtcattcattaaAGAAG ATGTCGTGGACCTCAGTGGGATTGCAAACTTTGTAAAGCGTAATCGTGACGTGAAGATCCCACTCCTGAAACCAAGAGGTTCTGCTCTGAGAATTTGTGGGCAGGAAGGAACCGTGTACGAAGGGGATGAAGAACAGCTTGAAGCCTGGAAAGATTATTACCTGCCAGAACGGACGGAAATGGAGGTGATTGGTGCCATTGATGACTTCCCATGTGACGCGTTTGGTCTGCAGTTGGTGCTTCTGTTGGGTGAAGATGGAAGGGTCTTTGCCTACGAGGATGAGCTTTTGCACCTCGTAGCCGTGAATTTGAGGGACCTGCTCCAATGCCAGATGGTTTTCCCTGGAATGGAGACCTTCAAGCTTGGAGAATGTTTTGAAGAGCCG ACTGCAGAAGAATACCATGAAATGATGGAAAGTGACGAGGTCAAAGAAATGAAGAAATTACACAAGGAGTTCAGACAATCTCTGGAGCATGAGTTTCTGAACACACAGAGCTGTAAT GTTCATAAGCAAAATCAAGTGTGTTCAGACGATTTCACTTCAAGCCCAAAACAAAGAATTCAAGAACATTCTTTAACATGCAGTTGCAAGGTGGAGATGTCAGGGTCCTGCTCTCACAGTCTTATCTGTTTTGTCTTGTAA